Part of the Aquimarina sp. MAR_2010_214 genome is shown below.
TAGTAGCACAAGGACTGCAAGATCCTCCGCAGTCTACACCTGTCTCGTTTCCATTTTGTATACCATCTGTGCATGTAGGGCTTGTAGACCCTCCTACTGTTACAGTATAATCTTCAACCTCTCCAAGATAAGTATCAGTACCGCAAGGTGTTATTTTTGCTTCAGACCCATATCCTGCTCGTACTCTCATACGTAATGAAGTCCCAGAAACTGCACTTGCCGGTGGAGTAATAGTACTTGTATATGGACCTGCAGCAAATCGAGAGTATACCTTTTCGCCCGAATCGGTAAAATCTCCATTATTATTCCAGTCAATCCATACGCCTACCGCATTATATGTCCAGGTATTATTATTCATGGTTATCGTTAATGCAGTTGCTTGCCCGTTAGTAAGATTTGTAGACTGATTTGTAAAATCATTATATGCAGCATTTGTGGAACTATTATTTATAGATCCTAAGCTAACATTGGTAATGTGTAAGGTAGCATTTTGAGTGGTCGAAGCTGCACAGTAGGTTACATTTGTATTACAAGGGTTACAATCAGGCCCACCACAATCTACACCAGTTTCATTACCATTCTGAATGCCATCGTTGCATGTTGGGTCTACTGTACAAGGGTCACAATCAGGCCCACCACAATCAACTCCGGTTTCATTACCGTTCTGAATACCATCATTACAGGTTGGATTGGAACTTCCACCTTTAATAAATAGAAAATAATCTTCTACTTCATCACCATTAGTTCTTGCTGTTCCACAAGGCTCAGGGGCAGTATGTATTTTATAACGTACTCTTAATCTGGTCGCGCCACTTTTTGCGGTATGAGGAACTACAACAGTTGTTGTTACACCACCGGCACCATTGGTTGTTAATAAAACTTCTTCACCTGCATCTTCAAAATCTCCATCTTTATTCCAATCAATCCAAGCTCCAAAATAATTAGGATCCCAGAAATCGATTCCTGGATTAATGGTTAAAGCAACAGACTCGCCTTTAGTAATGTTGGTTCCCAGGTTCGTAAAATCAGAATACGCACCATTTTCACTTTTATTATTGATAGCACCAAAGATAACTTCGTCTATATAATTATTCCCTTGATAACCCGCAGCACAATAATTTGTAGGCATAGGATCCAAATTTCCATTGGTAATACTAAAATTAGCATTTGTAATATCAAAAAAGATATTATTCGTACCTCTTACCATAATTCTATTTACACCTCCTTCATTGTCTGGTATTATAATTTGTTGAGAACCATCGTTAGGTACCGCAGAAGCCAATGTTATTGGGTATGTGTTTCCACCATCTGTAGATAATAAAATATCTACTGTAGCTGCATTTACCCCATTTCCTGTGGTTCCTGCTACATTCCAGGTTACTGTTTGCGTAGAACCTACTGGCGCATCAAATCTAGTGTTTTGAGAAGTGATCATAAAAGGACCGGCATTTCCACTTACCGTAATAACTGCATCCTTAGAATCGGTATTACCTCCTCCCGGATGATTATCTCTTACGGTAAATCTAAAATTCATCATTCTGGAAACAGAAGGTGTTACCTCCCATTCTGAAGAAGCATTTCCAGCCTTTATGGTAGAAAGGTCAGGCATATATCTCTTTGGAGATGTTGTAGGTGGTTGATAACGGAATAAAGGACCGTTAGTTGACGTTGCACGAGGAGGCATAGGAGCTATTTCCTTATCCATTTGGTTCCAGCTATACGTTAGTTGATCGGCTGAATTAGCATCAGTAGCAGACCCTTCTAATATAAATGGAGTAGATCTTGGAATCGTATAATTACCTCCTACACTAGCTGCTGGCGCACTATTACCTATTGATTTTGTTGTACCGCAACCTGCTGTACTTACAATATGATTCCACATTTCATCTATTTGTTTCGCATGAAAAAATAGATATTGCGTATTTGCTGTATTAGGAGCACAACCTGTATATGCCATGATCGTATTACCCCCTCCTGGTTCAACGGCACCTTCGTCCAAACGATTACCTCCACATGAGTTGTTAAACGAATGGTTAGCACCGAATTGATGACCTATTTCATGAACGAATGTGACAAAGAAATAATCATTGACAGATGTGAAAGGATGTGCACCAGTAGCTCCTTCAGCTTTTTTACTATCAACACATACAGCTCTTAAAGCTCCACGTCCAGTCCCATCTGAATCCAAAACATGACCAATATCATAGTTAGCGTTACCAATTTTAGCATCAAGAATAGCTTGAACCTCATTTACTGATGCTGAAGTATTACCATGCGTAAAACCGTCAGTTACTGGGTCAAGAAAAATGGAATTGTCCATATTAGGTACTAACTCAAACGTAGTTCCAAGATCTCGTTCGTAAATCGCATTCACTCTTGTTATGAGTACATTCAACTCGGCAAGTACTGCGGCTTTCCTTTGTTGAGTTGAACCATTTGTAACGTTTGCCTTATCAGTATAAATTTTAGACAACTCTCCCGTTACTGCTATAGCCATTCGGTAGACTCTAACACGACCATCATTAGCATCTTTTCTTGCTTTGTTTGATTTTTCAGCTTGCTTTGTACTTTTTTCTAAAAAAGGTCTGACTGCGTGATCAATTGCTTGACAGTTAATTGATGCTGATCCCTCCGTTTTTGAAGTAACCACATACGTTTTACTATTACTAGTAGAAGGTTTGATATTCGTTATTGTAGCATCAGGCTTCATAATCATAGCCCTAAAGTTATTATACCCCAAACTAAAATGGACTACTCCACCTTCTCCACTAACAGATGTAGCGACATAAGATTTAATGTCTGGAAACTTCTTAGCTAAATCCGGATGTAAAACACTTGATTCCTTTACGCGGTATTCTTTAAATTCTCCACGTTCGGTAGGAAGTGTGATAATGACATTTGATTGGCCAAATGAATTGAATCTTTGAGGACAATGAGATAAAACTTCCTTCAATTTTTCAACACTAAGGTGGTAAGTGTTTTGGTTTGAAATCTTCTTAGTTGAAGAAATGTTTTTGTTTTCAATAGGGCTACTATTTTTTTTCCAAAAATTTTTGGTTTGTGAAAATCCAAATTGGAAAACAAATAAGCCTACAAATAAGACAAGTTGATTTTTCATGATTTAATTTTTAATAGTTAATGAAGTTGTTGATAAATGGGAATCAACACCTTTTGCAGAAGCAAGCAATGAATTGGAAAACTCATTGTAACTTTTAGCAACAATACTTTCGTTGAATAGCGCACATACTGTCATTCTTTTTTTGAATACATCCTAAGGTGTATTCTTTACTAGTGATTTTTGTATATTCATAACTTAAGTTTAATGGTGATTAAAAAAATTGAAGAATTTACACACCCCCTCTTGATTTGATTTCAGAGGGATTGTATTAGATTAAAACCACTCGTTATGTTCTACACCTTACTGCTAAGGTCAAAAATAAATAGTCTATTTCAATTAAAGATTATTCGACTATAACTCTTACCGAATTTGTTCGTTTTCCTAACTTAACAGTTACCAAATACAATCCTGCACTTAATTGATTTGCATTAAACTGAACAGTTTTGGTTTGCT
Proteins encoded:
- a CDS encoding GEVED domain-containing protein; amino-acid sequence: MKNQLVLFVGLFVFQFGFSQTKNFWKKNSSPIENKNISSTKKISNQNTYHLSVEKLKEVLSHCPQRFNSFGQSNVIITLPTERGEFKEYRVKESSVLHPDLAKKFPDIKSYVATSVSGEGGVVHFSLGYNNFRAMIMKPDATITNIKPSTSNSKTYVVTSKTEGSASINCQAIDHAVRPFLEKSTKQAEKSNKARKDANDGRVRVYRMAIAVTGELSKIYTDKANVTNGSTQQRKAAVLAELNVLITRVNAIYERDLGTTFELVPNMDNSIFLDPVTDGFTHGNTSASVNEVQAILDAKIGNANYDIGHVLDSDGTGRGALRAVCVDSKKAEGATGAHPFTSVNDYFFVTFVHEIGHQFGANHSFNNSCGGNRLDEGAVEPGGGNTIMAYTGCAPNTANTQYLFFHAKQIDEMWNHIVSTAGCGTTKSIGNSAPAASVGGNYTIPRSTPFILEGSATDANSADQLTYSWNQMDKEIAPMPPRATSTNGPLFRYQPPTTSPKRYMPDLSTIKAGNASSEWEVTPSVSRMMNFRFTVRDNHPGGGNTDSKDAVITVSGNAGPFMITSQNTRFDAPVGSTQTVTWNVAGTTGNGVNAATVDILLSTDGGNTYPITLASAVPNDGSQQIIIPDNEGGVNRIMVRGTNNIFFDITNANFSITNGNLDPMPTNYCAAGYQGNNYIDEVIFGAINNKSENGAYSDFTNLGTNITKGESVALTINPGIDFWDPNYFGAWIDWNKDGDFEDAGEEVLLTTNGAGGVTTTVVVPHTAKSGATRLRVRYKIHTAPEPCGTARTNGDEVEDYFLFIKGGSSNPTCNDGIQNGNETGVDCGGPDCDPCTVDPTCNDGIQNGNETGVDCGGPDCNPCNTNVTYCAASTTQNATLHITNVSLGSINNSSTNAAYNDFTNQSTNLTNGQATALTITMNNNTWTYNAVGVWIDWNNNGDFTDSGEKVYSRFAAGPYTSTITPPASAVSGTSLRMRVRAGYGSEAKITPCGTDTYLGEVEDYTVTVGGSTSPTCTDGIQNGNETGVDCGGSCSPCATNGTVVYVDMSDETTNSSSTWNFFRIEVGDDNGFGAWFTNNSLRLVNYGKNVVCEGTTSNATFIEEGVEVGAASNFVANSNSFMVSSSSYTDWRGKSGYIGFTFKIGGNTHYGWFYATVANDGLSYIIKDYAYNTTADQGLLTKRPTRQKERTSENRVSIYPNPFEETVTIDVSRLESDTFTITVYNLLGKELINEEYSKNPGTILLGDKIKSSGNYFVKIQANKHTETLRLIKF